The following proteins come from a genomic window of Octopus sinensis unplaced genomic scaffold, ASM634580v1 Contig16511, whole genome shotgun sequence:
- the LOC115230836 gene encoding uncharacterized protein LOC115230836, whose protein sequence is MSKSPPPTHSTPPSHTSGQSEGPPYSSPHSVLSISERPERMFRERLVVEVRLDALPAPIDLTCAIDRGHLAILGQDLFAVKQPNDSYSLTTTTELVSQRRLRLVVLPPNTQPPQPNFGLVFSTLSENCSQMSWETLNPQITPLEGHSPPPLEDCDDYQVRGDLFVFVDHRQHGRVCSVQEAFGEERLSLEHVHSLVKTFFDNSLSPPVYHAHWKCLCSLPLPACQNDFVLRDVCSPHLLITQCLTLALTRPLWDYPLSRSITLKEALLTFLINMTWFSFRCGIKETFESFYKVYTCPRGWWNKRTLRLFFDLVTPTFFPPSPLCPHTTYCLRNQQMGTLTAFAQGLTNKSPQQVIHELSLSLPTRPAFAKGSVGEITKFNIFGQDFVLSESLISRNVVSFMVRQECELLYDFNSGVAYFLGSQLIVQYLTELLVKLADEWGIQSWDCKVII, encoded by the coding sequence ATGTCCAAATCACCTCCACCAACACACAGTACGCCTCCAAGTCATACATCTGGACAAAGTGAGGGTCCTCCTTATTCCAGTCCACATTCAGTCCTGTCCATTTCCGAGAGGCCCGAAAGGATGTTCCGAGAGAGATTGGTCGTGGAGGTGAGACTGGATGCACTCCCTGCCCCAATCGACCTCACGTGTGCTATAGACAGAGGACATTTGGCCATTCTTGGACAAGACCTGTTTGCGGTCAAACAACCAAATGACTCGTattccctcaccaccaccaccgaattGGTTTCCCAGAGGAGACTCCGCTTGGTCGTCCTCCCACCAAACACACAACCCCCACAACCAAACTTTGGTCTTGTCTTCTCAACCCTTTCGGAGAATTGTTCCCAAATGTCCTGGGAGACACTGAATCCCCAAATCACTCCACTGGAAGGACACAGTCCCCCGCCCTTGGAGGACTGCGATGACTATCAAGTGAGAGGGGacttgtttgtatttgtggaCCATCGACAACACGGACGGGTTTGCTCAGTGCAGGAAGCTTTCGGGGAAGAAAGACTGTCATTGGAGCACGTCCACTCTCTTGTGAAGACATTCTTCGACAACAGCCTGTCGCCCCCCGTCTACCACGCACATTGGAAGTGCCTCTGCTCACTCCCACTGCCTGCCTGTCAGAATGACTTTGTGCTGAGGGATGTGTGTTCCCCCCACCTCCTCATCACACAATGCCTCACTCTCGCATTGACCAGACCATTGTGGGACTATCCTCTGTCCAGGTCAATCACGCTGAAGGAAGCACTCCTCACGTTTCTGATAAACATGACCTGGTTTTCCTTCCGCTGTGGGATAAAGGAAACATTCGAGTCATTCTATAAAGTATACACCTGTCCCCGTGGGTGGTGGAACAAACGAACTCTCCGATTGTTCTTTGATTTGGTTACTCCCACGTTCTTCCCACCCTCCCCCCTCTGTCCccacacaacatactgtctgagGAATCAACAAATGGGCACGTTGACTGCATTCGCCCAGGGACTCACCAACAAGTCTCCTCAACAAGTCATTCATGAACTCAGTCTGTCCCTCCCAACAAGACCTGCCTTTGCTAAGGGCAGTGTCGGGGAAATTACTAAATTTAATATATTCGGGCAGGACTTTGTACTCTCAGAGTCCCTCATTTCGCGGAATGTGGTCTCCTTTATGGTGAGACAGGAATGTGAATTGTTGTATGACTTCAATTCGGGGGTGGCATACTTTCTGGGCAGCCAACTGATCGTGCAGTATTTGACTGAGTTGTTAGTCAAGTTGGCCGACGAGTGGGGCATCCAATCATGGGACTGCAAAGTAATCATTTGA